The Triticum aestivum cultivar Chinese Spring chromosome 5A, IWGSC CS RefSeq v2.1, whole genome shotgun sequence genomic sequence gcaactgatctatccttcctggtgctgatcatctcccagtgttcatctcggcgcccacaaatctggtagatagtaaccttgagatcattgcggtagacttctccaatgcgtcacatggcgatgtgagctgccatgctctttcctagactccaagttggtgcatcaaaagaaaactctatgggctcggtgactggcatgaacgtccttcctggaacttgaacttgaatcatccagcgctcttcttcaggtaaagtggcattgtaggttccggtgaagcttggtactcctatgttcaggtatctagtcacttccttcaagtgacgtccaaagggtgtatcgtcatccggttacgtgaacttgttccttgcatccgccatcctaaagagtagaaaagatgagaggtcagaagagaagagagtgaatagtgatctaggtctttagcttagtggtcgtgtcctacagtcagcgtgtgctctgataccatctctgtagcgaccacacctcaaacggtctgatctctgtgctcaggtgtcatccctggattagtaatgctgacaccacatagtactcggaggatttataacagagtagaaatcacacacttattacaatgaatatggcttaaggccatctaataacgataacagcagaaggcttggaagataagtgagtccatcaactccaacggcatcactgagtatagaaccacggcctaaaactccttaatcgtcgtctaaaaagtctacaacattaacgttgcagcccgaaacgggtcagcacatggaatatgctggcaaggtaacacatagagagtaatggaatgaaacagctatactatatgcatatttggctggtggaaagctctatggttatagttttgcgtaaagccaatttttccctactgcaaaggaataaattttatttaactatcatggtagttgttaaacattgagaatggttgatagcattctcaatcccaattaagcatcatcattaaacaaaacccaacaaaattaatttttagagtaacatgttgagattcacatgataatccaagtactagatactcaagctgtccataatcggggacagggctaaccatgattagtttatacactctgcagaggtttgcgcacttttacccacaagactcaatcgcctccgtttggtttctctcactacatggtgtttgagaagatggatgaccgagacatagtctttcagaagcgctagcaccttacgatggatagaccgttacacctactttcccctacatctgctagtctaccctgtaagagttcgcacgacttaatcaactatgctagagcccataatagcttgtggttgcacacggaagtttctagtatgaaaaatctcatgatccctttgggcctgggtagcggtcgataaagaaaaacaggcaatcctggaatacccaggtacatcaatccacccagatgtgtgtttaagttgccaccttagataaaccattaattaacaaactcacatctgtcatggatatcactcacccaatccacgtctactagcatagcatggcataataggcaacgtagaagtaactcccaaaggtttgataatataacaggtaataggtactacctcaactacttcccatcccacaatttaattagatcctcgtcagtgtcaaaaccggcggatctcgggtagggggtcccgaactgtgcgtctaggccgaatggtaacatgaggcaagggacactaagttttacccaggttcgggccctcttgatggaggtaaaaccctacgtcctgcttgattaatattgatgatatgggtagtacaagagtagatctaccacgagatcggagaggctaaaccctagaagctagcctatggtatgcttgttgttctatatgttgtccgacggactaaaaccctccggtttatatagacaccggagagggttagggttacacaaagtcggttacaatggtaggagatctacatatccgtatcgccaagcttgccttccacgccaaggaaagtcccttccggacacgggacaaagtcttcaatcttctatcttcatagtccaggagtccggctgaaggtatagtccggccatccggacaccccctaatccaggactccctcagtagcccctgaaccaggcttcaatgacgacgagtccggcgcgcagattgtcttcggcattgcaaggcgggttcctcctccaagtacttagaagattttgaacacaaagatagtgtccggctctgcaaaataagtttccacatattgccatagagagaataatattttcacaaatctaatctgctgacgtattccgtagtgtgacgcaccatggccaagcctttattcgaatcgttttattatcccacctcagcgcgtcatgcgaggcggtttccttggcacgtcttgtcgaagcagagatcgtgtccccttattccgggattctcatcaatacgtgtgtgggtaacccaaccgcaccattgattacggcgcttggggataagcgagttttaccaggctggtggggacacgtagttgcgtccaccaatataaggggataaggatccacctttttacctacgtcttcttcctcctttgcccatccattcttgcgcactcgagctccagcgcccaaatccgcactccccacctcaacctcctccagccatgtccggagcgggaggcaagtggatggtctcccccatcacggagggacacatcaaaaaactgaggaaggccggatacttatccaacgacatcgcgtaccggcttcccgaagaggggcagctcctccccaccccaaggccccatgagagggtagtgttcctttcccacttcctccgcggactgggctttcctatccacccattcgtccggggactcatgttctactacggcctggatttccatgatctggccccgaacttcatcctcaacatctcggtgtttatcatcgtgtgcgaggctttcctctgcatccgcccccatttctgcctatggctcaagactttcagtgtcaagccgaaggtggtgcgcggcaaccaggcggagtgcagaggcgccatggtgggcaagatgcccaacgtcttatggctcgagggctcctttgtggagaccctgaaggggtggcaatcggggtggttttacatcaccaagccgcgcgaccctgagtggatcgcagcccccgagttccggtccaaACCCCAAcgtggctcacgtcctggaaagagacgggcctgtcatggggtagcaaaggagaggtgactggactgcaaacatgcatcgaaaccctggtggacaagcagcttaggcttgttaacgtagtccaggttatgctcatccgccggatcctcccgtgtcaacaatgggccttcaatctatgggagttcaacccggcgtagcaccgaactctgagcaggctcttcgacacgacgtacgaagatgtctggaaggtgcttttcaagggcgccgaggctcccgcatctgctaccgaggatcgcggattcagcgcgcagcgtcacgctagcgcggtaagttgtttgtaccttttatagggtatttgtttttcatagtttaactctatgcgggatctaagctcccttacctttgacaggtttggcaggcgaagtccggacagatcgattgtccggctcctttgtccgaagacccagccgatgcccgcttggcgaagctgctggttccggcaccctatgtggtgccggagaagaaggccacgaagaaggccacggggactcaaaaaagtgcccggcgccaggaggtgccGAGTTCATCATCCAACggctccaaggcgcactcctcccgtgaggacgaggaggaggaagaagagacctctccccctctagcggggggagacaagaaaaggaaggccgccctcactggggaggccggagggtccaagaaggggaaaacccttcctctggactactccaccgtcgcagacgacggcggagaggagtggccgctcagggccaagcccctggcgaaatcgtaagtatccggataccagagtaattcatagtattcctttattgcacatctttaccttaggttgaatatgtttatgcagcccgcccaaagaccagctcgacgtgtcgtcgagcggttcactagactcgtcggatgtgaattcgctttcgacggcttcctccccccgccctacggacgacgccgaagtgttgtcccaacgggttccaagccaggaggaggtggtcctggaggcgccgcaaggcgacctcccggactccaggagtaaaggggacaaaaccccccagggctccaagtcaggccctaggccggacaccgctccggaaccttcaaaggttcctgagtccggcaggcgacctccttccaagaggagcaagcccaccgtgccggtgacccccgtccaaccggaggcgccggacaatctattggaggtgatcaaaggcgcctccatcaacgaggagcaccgcaccattatgagtgtggtggtccagaaggttcagtccgccaaaagcagactgactgaagcttgtactagccttttaacaggctttgaggtaagtaaagaatgtgtaaataatattaccgcatagacagtagcccctgatgctctatttggcgttcgggaagaaaagccgaatagaggatcaaataaaattcgcaggagtctaacaaaaaggagtcaatatgcgaatgcaggcttctctgctagcgtccaatgtactgactgcggaagtggacatgctaaagcagaaccttgagcagtccgagcaagagctcgggcgtgccaagaactagctcgaggacaaggaaggtaagaaataccttatttaaatatatatataaaagtgcaattgcaaaaaatgacaggattatcatggctattgtaggggccacgtctgaggtggcgacctttaagcaagcgctggtcgaggccaagaagagggcggccacagagcgcaccgagcgggggaagtatgaggcccaggttggcaaggtgcagcaagagctccaggctctcatgaaaaaacatgagagtttggagcttgactcaaagacgcgagcgtccaagCTCGCGTTGGCTATTGAAAATGcaaagtctgccaaggccgaatcccagaagaccctccaggagttggatgcagTGAAAAAGATAGCgccgggtaaggcattctttatgcaaagcaaacacataagcgtgagttacttgttacttacccgaatccggagctctccaggagcattcgtagatcttccccgtagcatgtccgatgccgccgcattctatcgagccgaggaaggcagctcgacagagaaggtgttctagtctcagtatgctgaggccggacaccccgtgcccctgagcgaccagctgaagcaactggtcgagctccacaaggcggccgaacaggccatgaagggcctcatagttcggttgtggcctggagaggctctgcctgggagctatttcgggctggtgcggcggctggtgggggcctgtccaaggctcgaagtcatcagcgctccgtctgcattgaaggtgcccgtagggcccttgcccgtgccaaggtgcattggggcaagctggatgctgagaagcttgtgaaggatgggccaccgccggggaaagagcatcgcaagcccgagaattattatacggatgttctgaagggtgcccgccttgtggcggatgaatgttccagggatgtagtttttgagtaaaactcgctcgttttgtcttgtgcgctgaaaacttgttcatatgcgctaagcaatgctgttggaatttaaaatattaccttctgtgcggctgtttatcaattctgagagatggcgagtcgtcggcttctgcccccatgctgctagtactggggtgtttggggataaacctgagcgctctttttcccatgtttgggtccttcgagggaggcgctcagcacaacgaacaaggcaatcggactataatgcatgaacactctcacttagccatagaattctataattttaaattttggtgaagcgcctggtattcggaagaccgagttcggggcgctatccacgcgttggccggacagagccgactcctcgctctaagcggcataagtctttagggactcgaaaaacctctcgaacagcgactggctctcgcttcatcatgacagttagttttagctttctctactgaggtgctcgacccagctcaactggggcaaaatcgcagtagttctcctagtgctaccttagccgatatagcggaacgtaaggcaccaaaacataggagccgggcaaacccaactattgacccaagacatgattcggagccgatgcatataatgctataagttcggggtgccgcacttgttaaagtgttcggacttctcacacgatattgaggggtactaaagcccctggcgtattttggccgcaccaaagtgtacgggtgcaacatgtcgttaaggaacatatatttataaaaaaagtaatgcaaagagagacaaaagctatgcattgtttattaaaaagggctgcgatcaaagcagaacgatacaaataatgcgataagcaaaaggttggactatttaacatgtccgttccaggggcaggctgcggaatggtatgcaaaACAGGTGTACTGCTCATGATAGaaaccacctgggagttccgtgatGCGACATGGCTTGtcgcttccctggttcttgcatcgtttgtgcggcaattgaactaccGAACAGGCCTTTCGAAGAGTGGAGtcttgaaagtaagagaaaattaaaaaatcggcagcccctggtgcggtttaagccgtgtttcgggcgtgccgtgatggtgcccctccccctgtacccatggtatttctaaagcgtagttatgtacgcgaagtactggtgtcgcatttttgcaagggctggggttggggccgcattgctacgcctgctcggaacgtgccaggcggtcttgttgtaggttacttcgggtgcgcttgacggtgtccggacgtttaatggccggactggagaactgcctggagaggctgctttgtacttccgctgcaagggccgccgtgtgctcctccgttcagagagagcgttcggtgtttccattcaccgtaattactccacgagggcctgtcatcttgagcttaaggtatgcgtagtgcggtaccgcattgaacttggcgaatgcggttcgcccgagcagtgcgtgataaccactatggaatgggactatgtcgaagattaactcctcgcttcggaaattatccagagatccgaagaccacttcaagtgtgactgagcctgtagagttggcctctacacctggtattatgcctttaaaggtcgttttggtgggattaatcctcgagggatctatgcccattttccgcactgtatcctggtaaagtaggttcaggctgctgccgccgtccataaggactctagtgagatgaaatccgtcaatgattgcgtctagaaccaatgcagcgaatccgccatgacgggtgctagtgggatggtcccttcgatcaaaggtgatcgggcaggaggaccatgggttgaactttggggcgactggctctaccgcgtatacatcccttaacgcgcgcttccgctccctcttggggatgtgggttgcgtatatcatgttcaccgtccgcacttgtgggggaaaatccttctgtccactgttgttcagcgaccggggctcttcgtcgtcatcccTATGCCGCCCcgtgtctttattttcggcatttaacttgcctgcctgcttgaacacccaacaatccctgttggtgtgattggccggcttttcgggggtgccatgtatctggcacaagtggtCCAGTattcgatccaaactggacgggcccctaggatttcttttgaatggctttttccgctgaccggatttatagcctctgaatccggcattaactgccgtatcctcagcattgtcgccgttagtgcggcgcttctgcttgttgtgatgcgacctgccactactgtccctggtatctgaattaccagggttcttggtcatattgttgctacgagcaagccagctgtcttctcccgcgcaaaagcgggtcatgagtgtcgtgagtgctgccatagatttcggcttttcctgtccaaggtgccgggcaagccactcgtcatggaaattgtgcttgaaggctgctagggcctctgcatccggacagttgactatttgatttttctttcttaggaaccgtgtccagaattgcttggccgattcctctggctattGAATTACGCTCTGGACAACCTTGAGGAGCTTGATTTCATCAACCATCTGTTAGAGAAACCACAGCGGGCATTGATCCTCCGCTTCTCGCCCACCCTCCGTGTTGCCAACATTGGTGGATGCAACCTCTCGGACGTCAACTTCCATGAGCTCCACCTTCACTTCCCCTTGCTTAAGCAACTCGGTCTTGTAAATGTCATGATCTCGGAGAGCTCGCTGCATAGCCTGATTGCCGGGTGCCCAGCTCTCGAGTGCTTGATGATTGACATGTGCTCTGGCTTCCGCTGCATCCGAATAAACTCCCCAACTATTAGATGCATGGCTGTGAGAGAATATGGGATACCGATAGAGTCACTGCTGCTTGAACAAATCGTCATTGAGAAAGCTCCTTGTCTTGTGAGGCTGCTCTTTGAGAGGGGCAATATTCTGCAGGTAACCGTACTCGCAGCTCCTAAACTGGAGACTTTAGGCTTCATTAGTGATAAGTGCAGGTCAGGTGAATTGTCCAAACTCATGATTGGCTCCACTATTATTCAGGTATGTCCTATGGCTTCTCAGTTGCATTTCTATGCGCAGAAAAATTGCCTATCACCTGACCTGTGCACTGGCCTAATATTGTGGCTTTCATACTTGATGAAGGGATTGTGTGTTGATAACCTGATAACAGTGGTACAAACTGTCAAGATTTTGGCTCTTGATATGCACAATCTTAGTTTGGATACTGTTATTGAATTGatgagatgctttccgtgcttgGAGAAGTTGTACATTCAGGTGATGTTTCTTCATTGATAGTTCATCAACCTTTTTGATCTACTTTTGGTCTGAACTTGTTGATTTGGTTATTTGTGTATGTTATTTCAGTCATTTCAATCAAGACCGGGGAATTTGTGGCGTCGTAAACACCGGAATCTGTTAAAATGTTTTGACATGAGTTTGAAGACGTTAGTGTTACAACTATATCGGGGGAAGAAGTCGCAAATTAACTTTCTTACATTCTTTGTATTGAATGCGAAAGTGCTAGAGTCAGTGACACTTGGCATCACAACCAGGAATAACAATGAGAAGTTCTTGGCAAAACAACGCAGGAAGCTTGAGCTAGAGAACAGGGTTTCCAGAGATGCTCAGTTTCATTTTAGAACTGGTAGTTGTGTCCGCAGTTCTTATGATATCAAGCATATCGGTGATTTGGATTTAACCGATCCATTTGCACATATGTAGCTACTTGTTCTCGCCGGTTGGCCTATTTCATTTTGTGTGTTGTCAAACCTGAGTGGTTAGCGTGTTTGTAGTACCTTTTGAGTTTGTATCATCTGGTACCTTAGTAGAATTCGAGAGACTATTGTTTATGATACTTTTGTCAGACGGGCCACATGTTTGCAACCCTGTGCTAGTTTACATTAACTCCGGTGTTggtgttatttcacattatgtttTATGGCATTGTTCTCCGAGTCTCTTTCTTGTTGCCTGTCAACACTGAATACTTGCCTGATTTCCCTGAATAGTGCTGTTGAAGTTATCGTTTGATCAACAGTGAATCACTGAACTCTATGCTGAATGTAAATCTCACCATTAAAGTTCAACTCTGCTGATTGTTGTAATGATTTTGAATACCATTATCTGAGTAATACTTGGCACATATTTTCGAACTCATTATATGCTCGAGATGAGAAATCTGAAGACTTGCTGCTAAATTGGAACTTTGTTTAAAAACTGAAACAATATGTTGTAGATAGATTACTGTTAGCAGCAGGATTTGGATGATTCTGAAACACTCTCAATAGCCGCTGCAGATCATCATTTGTTGTATCCTTCAGAAGATACTCAAATGGTTCCATGCAATGTACCTTTGTCATGTATACTATCTGCACCTGATTTGATCCGAGCCATGACAGAAACAGCAGGCTCGAGACCTCTTGATTGTATGCTTATATATATGACTATGATACCTTGTGTCATTTAAACAAGGCAGGTGTATGTCTACGCTGTCGATCTTAGCTGCCACTCCCTCTGCCCTACAATATAAGACCTGGTTAATTGTTGATGACTTCACCAAGCCACTCACCCTGTGGTTTTACTCCACTGATGTCTCATTTGATTTTGTGCAATGTTGCATGAATGTAGATGCCTAGTTTGGGAGGTGTGCGTTTTGAAGAATTAGTTAGTAGTGATAGCCATATGACAGAGTCGGATAAGTGTTTTTTGAGGCCCGGGCTCCCAGAGAAGCTCCATGAAAGGAACCAAGAGGAAATTCAACAAGATTTTTTCCGGTTGCGTGGAAGGTGGGATTGGATTGTTAAACTCAAATACATGAAAG encodes the following:
- the LOC123101232 gene encoding uncharacterized protein; amino-acid sequence: ALDNLEELDFINHLLEKPQRALILRFSPTLRVANIGGCNLSDVNFHELHLHFPLLKQLGLVNVMISESSLHSLIAGCPALECLMIDMCSGFRCIRINSPTIRCMAVREYGIPIESLLLEQIVIEKAPCLVRLLFERGNILQVTVLAAPKLETLGFISDKCRSGELSKLMIGSTIIQVCPMASQLHFYAQKNCLSPDLCTGLILWLSYLMKGLCVDNLITVVQTVKILALDMHNLSLDTVIELMRCFPCLEKLYIQSFQSRPGNLWRRKHRNLLKCFDMSLKTLVLQLYRGKKSQINFLTFFVLNAKVLESVTLGITTRNNNEKFLAKQRRKLELENRVSRDAQFHFRTGSCVRSSYDIKHIGDLDLTDPFAHM